CATTTTCCACTCATTATTATATCATTATCATTGTTTCGAAAATTAAGGTTAACATTATGCTTTCCTAACTAACATTTGTTGACATTATAATCAATTATCCAGATTAAATGGCACAATTGCATTTTTAGtgtttcttataaaataataattcaattcaagttTTAAGCCCTTTCTAGATGAcagaaaattaataatttaatttaaactattttaacacaattttaattttaacccgtaatttttaaaattttatctcaaTCTCAAATTTTAGAACAACTAAACTATggtatattttaatgaataaaatataattcaccGTGGCAGACTGAACATGAATATGCATGGAGGGAAACAAATCAAATTGCTAAAACTTTGTGCAATTGTAATGCAATCTTCTGTTTCTGTAATACAAAGCCTTTCATCTACatatatcaaactaaattttGGACCATCAAGTGTTAACCAAATCTCTCAACTCTTCGACGCCGTAATTCTTCCAAAGAAAGATCACGAGAACGGGGAGATACTTGCCGCAAGAACCCACCGCTCTCACTCCTTCGACTTGTTCCACACATCTCACAATTACTTAACCAATCAGAGTTATCATATGTACAAGCTTGGCATCTCCATGTACCAGATAAGCTTCTTCTCTCACCTCCACCAACAGTTCCCCGGCCTAAGATTCTTCGTCCCCTTAACCGGAATGAGCTCCTTATAAATCTCACAGGCCACCTTAACAGACCGGTGAGCTCTCTGATTATTGTAGTCAATGGGTTCGGACCAGAATACGAACCCTTCAATTTCAAATAGAGAATCCCAGCAAATATACCACTGAGGTGACCAAGAAACGAGACACGAGGGACAAACATTTGGATAAGAATCAATTCAGCCCATGCCGCATAACGAGCTGGTACGATAAGTCCATGCACATTAGTGAAGTTTTCTGAATGAGAGTTGAGGACAACTTTCATGGCAAACAGGAGACCCGAAAATCCAACGGCGTATTCAGAGTAATAAGGTCTCCCGTAATCAAAGAAGACGAGTAGG
The Gossypium raimondii isolate GPD5lz chromosome 8, ASM2569854v1, whole genome shotgun sequence DNA segment above includes these coding regions:
- the LOC105792746 gene encoding rhomboid-like protein 14, mitochondrial, yielding MDSGRWRRGAVSRGMLPLLALHAVNEYYRLPWKPPVTAGLLAANTLIYLRPSFLDSLLPFVDEVWFNPHLILKNKDMKRFFLSVFYHVDESHLVYNMMSLLWKGIQLETSMGSTEFASMVVALLGLSQGITLLLAKSLLVFFDYGRPYYSEYAVGFSGLLFAMKVVLNSHSENFTNVHGLIVPARYAAWAELILIQMFVPRVSFLGHLSGIFAGILYLKLKGSYSGPNPLTTIIRELTGLLRWPVRFIRSSFRLRGRRILGRGTVGGGERRSLSGTWRCQACTYDNSDWLSNCEMCGTSRRSESGGFLRQVSPRSRDLSLEELRRRRVERFG